Part of the Verrucomicrobiia bacterium genome, CTGTCCCACCGCCTCAATCAGCGTGAGTTTCGTCAACGCCTGCAACTTTGGATTCGCGCCGATGAATTGGATTCCCATCTTGAACATAGAACCTAGAAACGAACTTCCATCCATGATCTGCAACAGCGCATCGAACGTCGGATTGCTCCGCGTCGGTTCGCCCGGCTGTGCTAATTCCGCCGTCGGATCGTCCAGCATCAACCGCTGGATTTGCAAAATCGAAAGATCGCTGTTGAGAAAATTCGTGCGGTCATAGTCAATCACATCCAACTGAAACACCAAACCCAGCGAGCGCGCCAGTTGCGATTGCATTGAAAAACCCGCGTTCGTGCTGGACATTTCCGGCGGCGGCGAAGACTCCGTTTTGATGTCAACCTTCGCGCCCGGCACATGATTTTTGTGCGATCCCGTATTGACGCCCTCGTAAAGCACCACCGTTTGCTTATCGAGAAATTTCTGTACCTCATGGTAATAAGCCGGTTCACCGACGTGCATGGTTCCCGCCAGCCAGATCGCCGGGCCGCGTTGATGCGCCGGCACAAATTTGCGCAGGGCAATTTGAAGTTGCACGGTATTGGTATCGGGATTAGCCACGCGCGTGTAAGGCGCGGGCGGTGCCAGCGGCTGCGCGGCGATGGGTTTAGCAACCGGCCTCGTGGCACAACCTCCGGCCGCGAGCGCGGCGAGAACAAACAATAACAACTTCCGCATGGCTGATGTTAAGGGTAGCACAACTCGCCGGGCAAGCGAGGATGCGGCGCACACTTTTTTGGCGGGGTGGACATCATTGCGCATCGCGGAATCTCTGTTACGTTAGACAATGGAACAATCTGCTGATGCCCGGCGTCGCTTGTTCGGCGCCATCTGCCTCACCACCGCCACACTAATGCTCGCCCTCGGAATGACCGTGCTGAAGTCCCAGTTGCAAGGCGAAGTCTTCGTTTATTATTGGCTCTCCTGTACACTTTTCACCGGCCTGACCATGATAGTCGCCCTGCTCGACCTGCGCGCCGTCCGCCGCCGCTCGCAACAGGAAGAAACCGAACTGGTCCGAACCGTCCTCCGCGAATTCGCCCGCGGCGAAAAAGAAAAATTGGAAGAATAATTTGGCCCCTGGTTTTTTCACGCGTCAGCCGATTTCAATTTGATGCAGAGAAAACAAAAACTCGAAGCCATGTACGAAATACAGATTGAACACTGAAAAAAAATCCTGCTCAGTGTTTAGTCCGTGTTCCATCCGTGGCTAAGATTTCGTCCTTCCGATTCTGATTGTAATTCACCAAATTTTATGCCACCTTTTTGGCGTCAACTATGGATTCCAGCGGCGCCATCAAGACTCCCGGTACGCTCTCCGAGGGCGAGAAGGCCGCGTTAATCACCCTCCTCAGTGACGAAAGTCCCGGCGTTTATCACGCCGTTCGCGACAAAATTATTTCCTCCGGCCAATCCGCCATCGAATGGCTTCGCCCGCACGCCCGCAGCCGCGAACCCGCCTTGCGCCGTCGCGCCCAGGAAATCATCCAGTATTTTTCCCGCCGCAATGCCGACGACCGCTTTCTCGCCTATTGCCTTACCGAAGGGCACGAATTGAACCTCGAACAAGCCTGCTGGCTGCTCGCCCAGACTCAATATCCCGACATCAGCGTCGAAGCCTATCAGGCCATCCTTGACAGCTACGCGGGTGAACTCCTCGAACGCATTGATCTCCGCGCCGACGCGCAACAGATTCTCGCCGCGTTCAACGAATACATTTTCGACGTCTTGGGTTTCAAGGGCAACGAGCAAAATTATTACGATCCCGAGAACAGTTACCTCAATCGCGTCGTGGACCGCCGCACCGGCAATCCCATCAATCTTTGCCTCGTCTATCTTTTGCTCGCGCGCCGTTTGCGGCTGCCCATCTCCGGCATCGGCCTGCCCGGCCATTTCATCTGCCGCTTTCAATCCTCCACCGAGGAATATTACATTGATGTCTTCAACCGCGGAAAACTTTGGACCAAGGCGAACTGCATCCAATATCTCCTCTCGCGCAATTACACCGTGCAGGACGATTATCTCGCGCCCGTCAGTGCCCGCAAAATGCTTCTCCGCATTTGCAGCAACCTGCACCAAATCTATCAGCACCTCGACCTCACCGAGGACGCCACCCGCCTGCAACGCTACCTGATCGCGCTCGCCAAATCGTGAGCCCTATCGCCGCGCGCGCCGGTAATCCCATCGCGCAATCAGCGGATCAATCCGCGCGATGATAAAATAGGCCCAGCGTTCCTTCATCCGGTTCCACCACGTCCGCGATTTTTTCCACTCCGCTCGTTCGACCCGTTTGGCGTATTTCAAGTCGCGCGCAAACATCTCCCGCGCTTCCGCTACCAGCTTCGGGTTCTTCACGCGCACCATCAATTCGTAATTGAGATACAGGCTGCGCGGGTCGAGATTCGACGAACCCGCATACACCAGATCATCCACCAGCATCAGCTTCGCGTGAAGCACCTGCGGTTCATATTCATAAATCTCCACGCCCGCCTTGAGCATTCGCCGGTAAAGACTCTGTGCCGCCAGCCGCGAGACGAACACGTCTGACTTGCCGGGGAAAAGCACTTGTACCTTGCCGCCCTTGCGCGCGATGCGGTTGAGATGCCGCCGGATGCGCCGCCCCGGCAAAAAATACGCGCAGATGATTTGCACGTTT contains:
- a CDS encoding transglutaminase-like domain-containing protein, which encodes MDSSGAIKTPGTLSEGEKAALITLLSDESPGVYHAVRDKIISSGQSAIEWLRPHARSREPALRRRAQEIIQYFSRRNADDRFLAYCLTEGHELNLEQACWLLAQTQYPDISVEAYQAILDSYAGELLERIDLRADAQQILAAFNEYIFDVLGFKGNEQNYYDPENSYLNRVVDRRTGNPINLCLVYLLLARRLRLPISGIGLPGHFICRFQSSTEEYYIDVFNRGKLWTKANCIQYLLSRNYTVQDDYLAPVSARKMLLRICSNLHQIYQHLDLTEDATRLQRYLIALAKS